In a single window of the Raphanus sativus cultivar WK10039 chromosome 9, ASM80110v3, whole genome shotgun sequence genome:
- the LOC108831643 gene encoding uncharacterized protein LOC108831643 has product MKPSQLRKSETIKSGDVFSGKKELIMKLRKISVIDRFDFIIKKSWKRLFYAKCFVPGCSWKIRASAMSISSPEFLVRKYTDFHTCSAAVRYSRNRQANAKCIGEMYVEGFSGGSDLRGIRPKHIMDCMRAVYEIEIGYTKAHGALTYAREMVRGTHASGYQDLPTYLYRIKEANPGTITELELDTENRFKYLFIAFSACIKGIPFMRRIIVIDGAHLSGKFRGVMLVAACQDIDRGIYPIAFGIVNGEDAAAWEWFFTQLRRVVGDGQNLAFVSDRCPAI; this is encoded by the coding sequence ATGAAGCCATCACAGCTGCGGAAGAGTGAAACCATTAAGAGTGGTGACGTATTCAGTGGCAAGAAGGAACTAATAATGAAACTACGCAAGATTTCAGTGATCGATAGGTTTGATTTCATCATCAAAAAGTCATGGAAGCGTTTATTTTACGCAAAGTGCTTTGTTCCTGGATGTTCCTGGAAGATACGTGCTTCTGCTATGTCGATATCATCTCCAGAATTCCTCGTTCGTAAATACACTGATTTTCATACATGCTCTGCGGCCGTTAGGTATTCTCGTAACAGACAGGCAAATGCGAAATGTATTGGCGAGATGTATGTTGAGGGATTTAGTGGTGGTAGTGATCTTAGAGGAATCCGACCTAAACATATAATGGACTGTATGAGGGCAGTTTATGAAATCGAAATCGGTTATACGAAGGCTCATGGCGCATTGACATATGCACGGGAAATGGTTAGAGGCACTCATGCCAGTGGCTATCAGGACTTGCCGACGTATCTATACAGAATAAAGGAGGCCAATCCAGGTACAATAACAGAGCTTGAACTTGATACGGAAAACAGGTTTAAGTATTTGTTCATTGCTTTTAGCGCATGTATCAAAGGCATTCCGTTCATGAGGAGGATTATTGTAATAGATGGAGCACATCTAAGTGGTAAGTTcagaggtgttatgttagtggCTGCATGTCAAGATATAGATAGGGGTATATATCCTATAGCTTTTGGGATTGTTAATGGAGAGGATGCAGCTGCATGGGAATGGTTTTTTACTCAGCTGCGTCGTGTGGTGGGTGATGGTCAAAATTTGGCTTTCGTCTCTGACCGATGCCCAGCAATATAG